The genome window AAGCCAGCTAGTATAAATAACAAAAAAGATAATGCTAAAACACTATATCAAAAAAATCTAAGGGCTGCTGCGCTTGAGCAAAATGCTTTTATGATGGATACAGATATATATGTAGATATACTATGGAAACAAAATAGCCCAGCTGATATAGACAATATCATCAAATATACCCTAGATGCGCTAAAAGGAATCTGCTATACTGATGATAGGGCTATTGTTTGGCTTAAAATCCATAAACAGCAGTCCAATCAAGAGCAGTTAATAATCACTTTAAAAAGTAAATTTATTCTATCTAAATTTCTTAAAAAACTAATATATAAAATCATCGCAAAGCCTCTAATAAATTATATTCAATCAAATTTTAAAGATATAATAGATGATGAAAAAAATAACCAAAA of Campylobacter vicugnae contains these proteins:
- a CDS encoding RusA family crossover junction endodeoxyribonuclease, giving the protein MKQKIVYNGKPASINNKKDNAKTLYQKNLRAAALEQNAFMMDTDIYVDILWKQNSPADIDNIIKYTLDALKGICYTDDRAIVWLKIHKQQSNQEQLIITLKSKFILSKFLKKLIYKIIAKPLINYIQSNFKDIIDDEKNNQKNTQIQPKPKANLKQNPAIKPKNSNNKTTQMQITKAQNQEDEIENLIKTTLKTDKDHMQIAYNLKQTELKIYIIISSSLSKKERKGIMNYSNIKLMELKKQLNLPKLSIHYGSIPLKSKSIKL